A genomic window from Brassica oleracea var. oleracea cultivar TO1000 chromosome C8, BOL, whole genome shotgun sequence includes:
- the LOC106312029 gene encoding casein kinase I-like isoform X2: MDNVIGGKFKLGRKIGGGSFGELFLGVSVQTGEEVAVKLEPAKTKHPQLHYESKIYMLLQGGTGIPSLKWFGVQGDYNAMVIDLLGPSLEDLFNYCNRKLTLKAVLMLADQLISRVEYMHSRGFLHRDIKPDNFLMGLGRKANQVYIIDFGLAKKYRDLQTHRHIPYRENKNLTGTARYASVNTHLGVEQSRRDDLESLGYVLMYFLRGSLPWQGLKAGTKKQKYDRISEKKVSTPIEVLCKSYPPEFVSYFQYCRSLRFEDKPDYSYLRRLFRDLFIREGYQFDYVFDWTALKHPQSSSTARSSSHGRHRVSKPGGAARPSAEKPERVSGISFYRVGKEIRDRFSGAVEAFARRNATGASPHENHTRHRTLDDVPSPMKPALNMVSEKGRNTSRYGSASRRAVASGSRPSSSGDQGESRSSSRVASSGGGGRPSLFQRTQAAAGVSGYESKTASAFNRNRVTASRTARDDALRSFELLSIRK, from the exons ATGGATAATGTAATCGGCGGCAAGTTTAAGCTTGGTCGTAAGATCGGCGGTGGCTCTTTCGGAGAGCTTTTTCTAG GTGTAAGCGTGCAGACCGGAGAAGAAGTCGCTGTAAAGCTG GAGCCTGCGAAGACTAAGCATCCACAGCTTCATTATGAGTCCAAGATATACATGCTTCTACAAGGGGGAA CTGGCATCCCTAGCCTCAAGTGGTTTGGGGTTCAGGGAGACTACAATGCGATGGTGATTGATCTGCTGGGACCTAGTTTGGAGGATTTGTTCAACTATTGTAATAGGAAACTCACTTTGAAGGCAGTTTTGATGCTTGCGGATCAACTG ATTAGCAGAGTTGAGTATATGCATTCAAGGGGGTTTCTTCACCGGGACATCAAACCAGACAATTTCTTGATGGGACTTGGTCGCAAAGCTAACCAG GTGTATATCATTGATTTTGGACTTGCAAAGAAGTATAGGGATCTCCAAACACATAGACACATCCCCTACAG AGAAAACAAGAATCTTACGGGCACAGCTCGGTATGCTAGCGTCAACACTCACCTTGGAGTTG AGCAAAGTCGGAGAGATGATCTAGAGTCTCTTGGTTACGTGCTCATGTATTTCCTGAGAGGAAG CCTCCCATGGCAGGGTCTAAAAGCTGGAACAAAGAAGCAGAAGTATGACAGAATTAGCGAGAAGAAAGTTTCAACTCCTATAGAGGTCTTGTGCAAGTCCTATCCACCCGAATTCGTATCATACTTTCAATACTGCAGGTCTTTGCGATTTGAAGACAAACCAGACTACTCCTATCTGAGGAGGCTATTCCGAGACTTGTTTATCCGTGAAG GTTATCAGTTTGACTATGTATTTGACTGGACTGCATTGAAACACCCTCAGAGTAGTTCCACTGCCCGTTCCAGCTCCCACGGAAGG CATCGTGTCAGTAAGCCAGGGGGGGCTGCACGACCGTCTGCTGAAAAGCCTGAAAGGGTTTCAGGTATTTCTTTTTACAGAG TTGGTAAGGAGATCCGCGATAGATTCTCAGGTGCGGTTGAAGCATTTGCGAGAAGGAATGCTACGGGAGCTAGTCCACATGAAAACCATACCAGACATCGAACTCTTGACGATGTCCCTTCACCAATGAAACCTGCTCTG AATATGGTATCTGAAAAAGGAAGAAACACTTCCAGATACGGCAGTGCTTCGAGGAGAGCAGTAGCCTCAGGAAGTAGACCAAGCTCATCAGGTGACCAAGGAGAGAGCCGCAGCTCAAGCCGTGTGGCCTCAAGCGGCGGCGGTGGCAGACCATCACTCTTTCAGAGAACACAAGCTGCAGCTGGTGTGAGCGGATACGAGTCAAAGACAGCCTCTGCCTTTAACCGCAACAGAGTGACTGCTTCAAGGACGGCACGTGATGATGCTCTCAGAAGCTTCGAGCTTCTTTCCATCCGCAAATGA
- the LOC106312029 gene encoding casein kinase I-like isoform X1, translating to MDLRMDNVIGGKFKLGRKIGGGSFGELFLGVSVQTGEEVAVKLEPAKTKHPQLHYESKIYMLLQGGTGIPSLKWFGVQGDYNAMVIDLLGPSLEDLFNYCNRKLTLKAVLMLADQLISRVEYMHSRGFLHRDIKPDNFLMGLGRKANQVYIIDFGLAKKYRDLQTHRHIPYRENKNLTGTARYASVNTHLGVEQSRRDDLESLGYVLMYFLRGSLPWQGLKAGTKKQKYDRISEKKVSTPIEVLCKSYPPEFVSYFQYCRSLRFEDKPDYSYLRRLFRDLFIREGYQFDYVFDWTALKHPQSSSTARSSSHGRHRVSKPGGAARPSAEKPERVSGISFYRVGKEIRDRFSGAVEAFARRNATGASPHENHTRHRTLDDVPSPMKPALNMVSEKGRNTSRYGSASRRAVASGSRPSSSGDQGESRSSSRVASSGGGGRPSLFQRTQAAAGVSGYESKTASAFNRNRVTASRTARDDALRSFELLSIRK from the exons ATGGACTTGAGAATGGATAATGTAATCGGCGGCAAGTTTAAGCTTGGTCGTAAGATCGGCGGTGGCTCTTTCGGAGAGCTTTTTCTAG GTGTAAGCGTGCAGACCGGAGAAGAAGTCGCTGTAAAGCTG GAGCCTGCGAAGACTAAGCATCCACAGCTTCATTATGAGTCCAAGATATACATGCTTCTACAAGGGGGAA CTGGCATCCCTAGCCTCAAGTGGTTTGGGGTTCAGGGAGACTACAATGCGATGGTGATTGATCTGCTGGGACCTAGTTTGGAGGATTTGTTCAACTATTGTAATAGGAAACTCACTTTGAAGGCAGTTTTGATGCTTGCGGATCAACTG ATTAGCAGAGTTGAGTATATGCATTCAAGGGGGTTTCTTCACCGGGACATCAAACCAGACAATTTCTTGATGGGACTTGGTCGCAAAGCTAACCAG GTGTATATCATTGATTTTGGACTTGCAAAGAAGTATAGGGATCTCCAAACACATAGACACATCCCCTACAG AGAAAACAAGAATCTTACGGGCACAGCTCGGTATGCTAGCGTCAACACTCACCTTGGAGTTG AGCAAAGTCGGAGAGATGATCTAGAGTCTCTTGGTTACGTGCTCATGTATTTCCTGAGAGGAAG CCTCCCATGGCAGGGTCTAAAAGCTGGAACAAAGAAGCAGAAGTATGACAGAATTAGCGAGAAGAAAGTTTCAACTCCTATAGAGGTCTTGTGCAAGTCCTATCCACCCGAATTCGTATCATACTTTCAATACTGCAGGTCTTTGCGATTTGAAGACAAACCAGACTACTCCTATCTGAGGAGGCTATTCCGAGACTTGTTTATCCGTGAAG GTTATCAGTTTGACTATGTATTTGACTGGACTGCATTGAAACACCCTCAGAGTAGTTCCACTGCCCGTTCCAGCTCCCACGGAAGG CATCGTGTCAGTAAGCCAGGGGGGGCTGCACGACCGTCTGCTGAAAAGCCTGAAAGGGTTTCAGGTATTTCTTTTTACAGAG TTGGTAAGGAGATCCGCGATAGATTCTCAGGTGCGGTTGAAGCATTTGCGAGAAGGAATGCTACGGGAGCTAGTCCACATGAAAACCATACCAGACATCGAACTCTTGACGATGTCCCTTCACCAATGAAACCTGCTCTG AATATGGTATCTGAAAAAGGAAGAAACACTTCCAGATACGGCAGTGCTTCGAGGAGAGCAGTAGCCTCAGGAAGTAGACCAAGCTCATCAGGTGACCAAGGAGAGAGCCGCAGCTCAAGCCGTGTGGCCTCAAGCGGCGGCGGTGGCAGACCATCACTCTTTCAGAGAACACAAGCTGCAGCTGGTGTGAGCGGATACGAGTCAAAGACAGCCTCTGCCTTTAACCGCAACAGAGTGACTGCTTCAAGGACGGCACGTGATGATGCTCTCAGAAGCTTCGAGCTTCTTTCCATCCGCAAATGA
- the LOC106312030 gene encoding TBC1 domain family member 15, which yields MIGCRFMWKSEDLQGFFPVRSECQSDVPRTRFKSRVGKTLSRRRWHAAFTKDGHLDMERVLRRIQRGGIHPSIKGEVWEFLLGGYDPDSTFDERTKLRNHRREQYYAWKEECQKMVPLIGSGKFVTMAIVAEDGQPLEESSADNQEWLVKTAVTDKRVLQWMLVLSQIGLDVIRTDRYLCFYESESNQARLWDVLAIYTWLNPDIGYVQGMNDICSPMIILLEDEADAFWCFERAMRRLRENFRTTATSMGVQTQLGMLSQVIKTVDPRLHQHLEDLDGGEYLFAIRMLMVLFRREFSFLDALYLWEMMWAMEYNPNNFSSYEKPENGTKQDPRLLKQYGKFERKYIKSGQNEQHHNTLAVFVVASVLETKNKRLLKEAKGLDDVVQILGGIAGNLDARKACKEALKIHEKFLRKANKQ from the exons ATGATTGGTTGTAGATTTATGTGGAAATCCGAAGATTTGCAAGGTTTCTTTCCAGTTAGATCAGAATGTCAATCAGATGTTCCAAGAACACGATTCAAATCAAGG GTTGGCAAAACTCTAAGTAGAAGAAGATGGCACGCAGCGTTTACTAAAGATGGTCATTTGGATATGGAGAGAGTCCTTCGTCGTATACAGCGAGGG GGGATTCATCCATCAATCAAAGGAGAGGTTTGGGAGTTTCTGTTAGGTGGTTACGATCCAGACAGCACGTTTGATGAAAGAACCAAGCTAAGGAACCACAGAAG GGAGCAGTACTATGCTTGGAAAGAAGAATGTCAGAAGATGGTTCCTCTCATTGGTAGTGGCAAGTTTGTAACAATGGCTATTGTTGCTGAAGATGGTCAGCCATTAGAAGAATCATCAGCAGATAATCAAGAATGGCTTGTGAAAACCGCTGTTACAGACAAGCGTGTGCTTCAGTGGATGCTAGTACTGAGTCAAATAG GTCTTGATGTTATTAGAACGGATCGTTATCTCTGCTTTTATGAGAGTGAGAGTAACCAAGCAAGACTTTGGGATGTTCTTGCTATATACACATGGCTGAATCCTGATATTGGTTATGTTCAAG GAATGAATGATATTTGTTCTCCGATGATAATACTACTAGAAGATGAAGCTGATGCTTTCTGGTGCTTTGAGCGTGCAATGAGAAGACTG AGAGAAAACTTCAGGACAACCGCAACGTCAATGGGGGTCCAGACTCAGCTTGGTATGCTCTCACAGGTTATTAAGACAGTTGATCCTAGACTGCACCAACATCTAG AGGATTTAGACGGTGGAGAGTATCTGTTTGCTATAAGGATGTTGATGGTTTTGTTCAGGAGAGAGTTCTCCTTCCTTGATGCCTTGTACCTTTGGGAG ATGATGTGGGCTATGGAGTACAATCCAAACAATTTTTCATCGTATGAAAAACCAGAGAACGGAACCAAACAGGATCCGAGGTTACTGAAACAGTATGGTAAGTTTGAGAGGAAGTATATAAAGAGTGGTCAAAACGAGCAACACCACAACACGCTAGCTGTTTTCGTTGTGGCTAGTGTTCTTGAAACAAAGAACAAACGTCTACTGAAAGAGGCTAAAGGCCTAGACGACGTTGTTCAG ATATTGGGTGGTATTGCGGGTAATTTGGACGCTAGAAAAGCGTGTAAAGAAGCGTTGAAGATTCATGAAAAGTTCCTGAGAAAG GCTAATAAGCAGTAG
- the LOC106307174 gene encoding uncharacterized protein LOC106307174, with product MNLPVVACIAPRTPMLHTGLNSRSSDTNRSSTLFFTARIPSRNLKPLAAVSSDSAPDPEPNLKPKKEATESEKFPTKVPRKPKRGRRSEADAVEDFVRSSLEKTFSSIREQNPEVFENKEKASFIKDRAEESEGEMVVEEEDPDWPVDTDVGWGIKASEYFDTHPIKNVVGEDGTVIDWEGEIDDSWVKEINCLEWESFAFHPSPLVVLVFERYKRASDNWKTLKELEKAIKVYWDAKDRLPPRAVKIDLNIETDLAYALKAKECPQILFLRGNRILYREKEVRSADELVQMIAHFYYKAKRPSWIDKANVTPYC from the exons ATGAATCTTCCAGTAGTAGCTTGCATCGCGCCAAGAACTCCGATGCTTCACACCGGCTTGAATTCAAGATCTTCCGACACGAACCGCAGTTCAACACTGTTTTTCACGGCGAGGATACCATCACGGAACTTGAAACCTCTCGCAGCTGTTTCGTCTGATTCCGCACCCGACCCTGAACCCAACCTCAAACCGAAGAAGGAAGCTACGGAGAGCGAGAAATTTCCGACGAAGGTCCCGCGTAAACCGAAGCGCGGGCGACGGAGCGAAGCGGACGCCGTGGAGGATTTCGTGAGAAGCTCCCTCGAGAAGACGTTCTCCAGCATACGAGAGCAGAATCCAGAAGTTTTCGAGAACAAGGAGAAGGCGAGTTTCATCAAGGACAGAGCGGAGGAAAGCGAAGGAGAGATGGTGGTGGAAGAGGAAGATCCAGATTGGCCTGTGGATACGGATGTTGGATGGGGAATCAAAGCTTCGGAGTACTTCGATACGCATCCCATCAAGAACGTGGTGGGAGAAGACGGGACTGTGATCGACTGGGAAGGCGAGATTGATGACAGCTGGGTCAAAGAGATTAACTGTTTGGAGTGGGAAAGCTTCGCCTTTCACCCTAGCCCTCTCGTCGTCCTCGTATTCGAGCGGTACAAGAG GGCTAGTGATAATTGGAAGACATTGAAGGAGCTCGAGAAGGCGATCAAAGTTTACTGGGATGCAAAAGATCGATTACCTCCACGG GCGGTTAAGATTGACTTGAACATCGAGACAGATTTGGCTTATGCTCTTAAAGCCAAGGAATGTCCACAGATTCTGTTTTTACGGGGAAACCGGATTCTGTACAGGGAGAAAG AGGTTCGTTCGGCCGATGAATTGGTCCAGATGATTGCGCATTTCTACTATAAAGCAAAGAGACCTTCGTGGATAGACAAGGCTAACGTAACCCCGTACTGCTAG
- the LOC106310744 gene encoding LOW QUALITY PROTEIN: tetratricopeptide repeat protein 7A-like (The sequence of the model RefSeq protein was modified relative to this genomic sequence to represent the inferred CDS: deleted 2 bases in 1 codon), producing MKKTEISSEKLHLSRLRESLSNIRMKCLCSGEQMRLIDEQDNKRPGLDVNSASAAEKLDNVNIDELELSLRETSSLNYEEASALLGRIEYQKGNIEAALRVFERIDINGITIKMKTALTVRQEPKYRRRSKTSFAPPPPMSVNLLFDAIFLKAKSLQRLARFQEAAQSCRIILDILEASLSENVIDDIKLKETLTKAVELLPQLWKLADSPHDAILSYRRALLNHWKLDPETRARIQKEYAVFLLYSGVEAVPPNLRSQTEGAFIPRNNVEEAILLLLLLLRKVNQKRISWDAAILDHLTFALTVAGDLTALAKQLEKLRPEILDQRELYYTLSLCYNGAGEDLVALGLLRKLFSEREDVSGLLMASKICGEGSGLAEEGIDYARRSLGNECVQLDGAARLVLGIALTESSRVSATEAERVARLSEGMQALESTDMTDPRVLHRLALENAEERKLDSALAYAKHALKLGAESDLQVWLLLARILSAQKRFSDAESIVDAALNETGKWEQGRLLRLKAKLRVAKGEVKDGIETYTQLLALLQVQSKSFSSVKKMPKGYDVEGLRSLELGTWHDLAHIYINLSQWRDAETCLSRSRLIGPYSPARYHTEGVLYKRQGQLEEAMEAFTTALDIDPMHVPSLISKAEILMELGNGSSIAVVRSFLMEALRIDRLNHTAWYILGKMFKAEGSVSSMQEAVECFQAAVTLEETMPVEPFR from the exons ATGAAGAAGACCGAGATTAGTTCCGAGAAGTTGCATTTAAGCAGACTAAGA GAGAGTTTAAGTAACATCAGGATGAAGTGTTTGTGTTCTGGTGAACAAATGAGACTTATAGATGAGCAAGACAACAAGCGACCAGGCCTTGATGTAAACTCAGCTTCAGCTGCTGAGAAGCTTGATAATGTGAACATTGACGAATTAGAGTTATCTCTGCGTGAGACTAGTTCTTTAAACTACGAG GAGGCGAGCGCGCTTTTGGGGAGGATTGAGTATCAGAAAGGGAACATAGAGGCGGCATTGCGAGTCTTTGAACGGATTGATATCAATGGGATCACAATAAAGATGAAAACCGCTTTAACTGTTAGACAAGAACCAAAATATAGAAGACGGTCCAAAACCAGCTTTGCTCCTCCTCCTCCCATGTCTGTTAATTTGCTCTTTGATGCTATTTTCCTCAAAGCGAAGTCTCTCCAGCGTCTTGCAAGGTTCCAAG AAGCTGCGCAGTCTTGCAGAATCATTCTTGATATATTGGAGGCTTCTTTATCTGAAAATGTAATAGATGATATTAAGTTGAAGGAGACGCTGACAAAAGCAGTTGAGCTGCTTCCTCAGCTATGGAAACTAGCTGACTCGCCGCATGATGCTATCTTGTCTTACAGAAGAGCGCTTCTCAATCACTGGAAGCTTGATCCTGAAACCAGAGCAAGAATTCAGAAAGAGTACGCCGTGTTTCTTCTCTACTCCGGTGTAGAAGCAGTCCCGCCGAACCTGCGCTCTCAGACTGAAGGAGCTTTCATTCCTAGGAACAATGTAGAGGAAGCTATCCTTCTTCTCTTGTTACTTCTCAGGAAAGTTAACCAGAAGAGAATCTCGTGGGATGCAGCCATCTTGGACCATCTCACGTTCGCTCTTACGGTTGCAGGAGATCTAACCGCTCTGGCTAAGCAACTTGAAAAGCTTAGACCTGAGATATTAGACCAGAGGGAGCTTTATTATACGTTGTCTTTGTGTTACAATGGTGCAGGAGAAGATCTTGTAGCGCTTGGTTTGTTAAGGAAGCTGTTTTCAGAACGGGAGGATGTGTCTGGTTTGCTAATGGCTTCTAAGATATGTGGTGAGGGGTCTGGTCTCGCTGAGGAAGGCATAGACTATGCGAGAAGAAGCTTAGGCAACGAGTGCGTTCAGTTAGATGGTGCGGCGCGTTTAGTTTTAGGCATTGCACTCACTGAAAGCTCGAGAGTATCAGCTACTGAGGCCGAGCGTGTAGCTAGGCTATCTGAGGGGATGCAGGCTCTGGAGTCTACGGATATGACAGACCCCAGAGTCCTGCACCGTCTCGCGTTGGAGAACGCAGAGGAGAGGAAGCTGGATTCAGCGTTAGCTTACGCTAAGCACGCGTTGAAGCTTGGAGCAGAGTCTGATCTTCAAGTATGGCTGCTTCTAGCTCGGATTTTATCTGCGCAGAAGCGGTTTTCAGACGCGGAGAGCATTGTTGACGCAGCGCTTAACGAGACGGGGAAGTGGGAGCAAGGGAGGCTGTTGCGTCTGAAGGCAAAGCTTCGTGTAGCTAAAGGAGAAGTGAAGGATGGGATTGAGACTTACACACAGCTTCTCGCACTCCTTCAGGTTCAAAGCAAAAGCTTCAGCTCTGTAAAGAAGATGCCAAAGGGATATGATGTAGAGGGGTTGAGGAGTCTGGAGCTTGGGACGTGGCATGATCTTGCTCATATTTATATAAACCTCTCGCAGTGGCGTGACGCGGAGACATGTCTCTCGAGATCAAGACTCATCGGTCCTTACTCTCCTGCAAGATACCACACCGAAGGTGTACTGTACAAGAGACAAGGCCAACTAGAAGAAGCGATGGAGGCGTTCACAACTGCTCTGGACATCGATCCAATGCACGTCCCGAGCCTAATATCCAAGGCTGAGATTCTAATGGAGCTAGGGAACGGATCAAGCATAGCAGTTGTAAGAAGCTTTTTAATGGAGGCTCTTAGGATTGATAGGCTGAACCATACGGCTTGGTATATTCTTGGGAAGATGTTTAAAGCTGAAGGATCTGTCTCGTCTATGCAAGAAGCTGTGGAGTGTTTTCAGGCTGCCGTTACACTGGAAGAAACGATGCCAGTGGAGCCATTCAGATGA
- the LOC106312029 gene encoding casein kinase I-like isoform X3, with the protein MDLRMDNVIGGKFKLGRKIGGGSFGELFLGVSVQTGEEVAVKLEPAKTKHPQLHYESKIYMLLQGGTGIPSLKWFGVQGDYNAMVIDLLGPSLEDLFNYCNRKLTLKAVLMLADQLISRVEYMHSRGFLHRDIKPDNFLMGLGRKANQVYIIDFGLAKKYRDLQTHRHIPYRENKNLTGTARYASVNTHLGVEQSRRDDLESLGYVLMYFLRGSLPWQGLKAGTKKQKYDRISEKKVSTPIEVLCKSYPPEFVSYFQYCRSLRFEDKPDYSYLRRLFRDLFIREGYQFDYVFDWTALKHPQSSSTARSSSHGRHRVSKPGGAARPSAEKPERVSVGKEIRDRFSGAVEAFARRNATGASPHENHTRHRTLDDVPSPMKPALNMVSEKGRNTSRYGSASRRAVASGSRPSSSGDQGESRSSSRVASSGGGGRPSLFQRTQAAAGVSGYESKTASAFNRNRVTASRTARDDALRSFELLSIRK; encoded by the exons ATGGACTTGAGAATGGATAATGTAATCGGCGGCAAGTTTAAGCTTGGTCGTAAGATCGGCGGTGGCTCTTTCGGAGAGCTTTTTCTAG GTGTAAGCGTGCAGACCGGAGAAGAAGTCGCTGTAAAGCTG GAGCCTGCGAAGACTAAGCATCCACAGCTTCATTATGAGTCCAAGATATACATGCTTCTACAAGGGGGAA CTGGCATCCCTAGCCTCAAGTGGTTTGGGGTTCAGGGAGACTACAATGCGATGGTGATTGATCTGCTGGGACCTAGTTTGGAGGATTTGTTCAACTATTGTAATAGGAAACTCACTTTGAAGGCAGTTTTGATGCTTGCGGATCAACTG ATTAGCAGAGTTGAGTATATGCATTCAAGGGGGTTTCTTCACCGGGACATCAAACCAGACAATTTCTTGATGGGACTTGGTCGCAAAGCTAACCAG GTGTATATCATTGATTTTGGACTTGCAAAGAAGTATAGGGATCTCCAAACACATAGACACATCCCCTACAG AGAAAACAAGAATCTTACGGGCACAGCTCGGTATGCTAGCGTCAACACTCACCTTGGAGTTG AGCAAAGTCGGAGAGATGATCTAGAGTCTCTTGGTTACGTGCTCATGTATTTCCTGAGAGGAAG CCTCCCATGGCAGGGTCTAAAAGCTGGAACAAAGAAGCAGAAGTATGACAGAATTAGCGAGAAGAAAGTTTCAACTCCTATAGAGGTCTTGTGCAAGTCCTATCCACCCGAATTCGTATCATACTTTCAATACTGCAGGTCTTTGCGATTTGAAGACAAACCAGACTACTCCTATCTGAGGAGGCTATTCCGAGACTTGTTTATCCGTGAAG GTTATCAGTTTGACTATGTATTTGACTGGACTGCATTGAAACACCCTCAGAGTAGTTCCACTGCCCGTTCCAGCTCCCACGGAAGG CATCGTGTCAGTAAGCCAGGGGGGGCTGCACGACCGTCTGCTGAAAAGCCTGAAAGGGTTTCAG TTGGTAAGGAGATCCGCGATAGATTCTCAGGTGCGGTTGAAGCATTTGCGAGAAGGAATGCTACGGGAGCTAGTCCACATGAAAACCATACCAGACATCGAACTCTTGACGATGTCCCTTCACCAATGAAACCTGCTCTG AATATGGTATCTGAAAAAGGAAGAAACACTTCCAGATACGGCAGTGCTTCGAGGAGAGCAGTAGCCTCAGGAAGTAGACCAAGCTCATCAGGTGACCAAGGAGAGAGCCGCAGCTCAAGCCGTGTGGCCTCAAGCGGCGGCGGTGGCAGACCATCACTCTTTCAGAGAACACAAGCTGCAGCTGGTGTGAGCGGATACGAGTCAAAGACAGCCTCTGCCTTTAACCGCAACAGAGTGACTGCTTCAAGGACGGCACGTGATGATGCTCTCAGAAGCTTCGAGCTTCTTTCCATCCGCAAATGA